A single genomic interval of Sphingopyxis sp. CCNWLW2 harbors:
- the nadA gene encoding quinolinate synthase NadA, giving the protein MTAPIRENLSGLDLRAEIERLRKERNAVILAHYYQKPEIQDLADFVGDSLELSRKAADTDADVIAFCGVKFMAETAKILSPEKIVILPDMDAGCSLEDSCPPEQFKRFREKHPDHIALTYINCSAAVKALSDIIVTSSSAETIISQIPESQPIIFGPDRHLGGYLNRKFGREMLLWPGVCIVHEAFSETELIKLKAQHPEAPVAAHPECPPHIVDHADYVGSTSGILQFAKSFPGDTLIVATEPHIIHQMELALPEKKFIGAPGADGNCNCNICPYMALNTMEKLYIALRDLKPQIEMEEGLRLAARKSLDRMLEMASGTVGQGDLGKR; this is encoded by the coding sequence ATGACTGCTCCCATTCGCGAGAATCTCTCGGGCCTCGACCTGCGCGCCGAAATCGAGCGCCTGCGCAAGGAACGCAACGCCGTCATCCTCGCGCATTATTACCAGAAGCCCGAGATTCAGGATCTCGCCGATTTCGTCGGCGATTCGCTCGAGCTGTCGCGCAAGGCCGCCGACACCGACGCCGATGTGATCGCATTCTGCGGCGTCAAATTCATGGCCGAGACCGCAAAGATCCTCAGCCCCGAAAAGATCGTCATCCTGCCCGACATGGACGCCGGATGCAGCCTCGAGGACAGCTGCCCGCCCGAACAGTTCAAGCGCTTTCGCGAAAAGCATCCCGACCATATCGCACTGACCTACATCAACTGCTCGGCGGCGGTGAAGGCACTCAGCGACATCATCGTCACCTCGTCGAGCGCGGAGACGATCATCAGCCAGATCCCCGAAAGCCAGCCGATCATCTTTGGTCCCGACCGTCATCTCGGCGGCTATCTCAACCGCAAGTTCGGGCGCGAGATGCTGCTGTGGCCGGGCGTGTGCATCGTCCATGAGGCGTTCAGCGAAACCGAGCTGATCAAATTGAAGGCGCAGCATCCGGAAGCCCCGGTCGCGGCGCACCCCGAATGCCCGCCGCACATCGTCGACCATGCCGACTATGTCGGATCGACGAGCGGCATCCTGCAGTTCGCGAAGAGCTTTCCCGGCGACACGCTGATCGTCGCGACCGAGCCGCACATCATCCACCAGATGGAACTCGCGCTGCCCGAGAAGAAGTTCATCGGCGCGCCGGGGGCCGACGGCAACTGCAACTGCAACATCTGCCCCTATATGGCGCTTAACACGATGGAGAAGCTCTACATCGCGCTGCGCGATTTGAAGCCGCAGATCGAGATGGAAGAGGGCCTCCGCCTCGCCGCGCGCAAGAGCCTCGACCGGATGCTCGAAATGGCGTCGGGCACGGTCGGCCAGGGCGATCTCGGCAAGCGCTAG
- a CDS encoding adenylate cyclase — translation MASTAGGAARAELFWHRMAIGLAIFIVFGFLQFALRGFVDPVAAPFWVHLHGALMLAWLALLIVQPTLVSRDNLALHRRLGWIGAGLGLFITGLGIFTGLASLVLNRFPPFFTPPYFLALTTVESLVFGLMVWAAIRRRHTTAWHRRLMIGATIVILEPALGRILPMPLMIGWSDIPIGLVQLGVVGIIALYDRRTLGRIHPATKAIAAIVIAVRVTIYLLAMTPPVIALAERLAGS, via the coding sequence ATGGCTAGCACCGCAGGGGGCGCCGCGCGCGCCGAACTTTTCTGGCATCGCATGGCGATCGGCCTTGCGATCTTCATCGTCTTCGGTTTTCTGCAATTCGCACTGAGAGGTTTCGTCGATCCGGTCGCGGCGCCTTTCTGGGTGCATCTGCACGGGGCGCTGATGCTGGCATGGCTGGCGCTGCTGATCGTTCAGCCGACGCTCGTCTCGCGCGATAATCTGGCGCTGCACCGGCGGCTTGGGTGGATCGGCGCGGGGCTCGGGCTGTTCATCACCGGCCTCGGCATTTTTACCGGCCTCGCGTCGCTGGTGCTGAACCGCTTTCCGCCCTTCTTCACGCCGCCTTATTTCCTCGCGCTCACGACTGTGGAATCGCTGGTCTTTGGTTTGATGGTGTGGGCGGCGATCAGGCGGCGCCATACGACCGCGTGGCACCGGCGGCTGATGATCGGCGCGACGATCGTCATCCTCGAACCCGCGCTCGGCCGCATCCTGCCGATGCCGCTGATGATCGGCTGGTCGGACATTCCGATCGGGCTGGTCCAGCTTGGCGTTGTCGGCATCATCGCGCTGTACGACCGGCGAACGCTGGGCCGCATCCATCCCGCGACAAAAGCGATCGCGGCGATTGTCATCGCGGTGCGCGTCACCATCTATCTGCTGGCGATGACGCCCCCTGTCATCGCGCTCGCGGAGCGGCTGGCCGGCTCATAG
- a CDS encoding DUF4230 domain-containing protein: MTSASAARLAPRLILLAAAALLLVAVWWAVAAWQDWQKGYDPETVVAASLQGLQEQNVLVPFTARYVAVVTSTQSRMGLSAKKTLIMPGTVRYELDLGKLKQSDLDWDATTNALTVTLPPLRLAGPEIDIDAISEYRDGEILLTLTDAERTLDAANRKRAQEELIAQAKGATPMRLAQGAARTAVEQSFAMPLKAAGIEAKVTARFADSPAI; this comes from the coding sequence ATGACCTCCGCTTCCGCTGCGCGCCTTGCGCCCCGCCTGATCCTGCTCGCCGCCGCGGCGCTGCTGCTTGTCGCCGTCTGGTGGGCGGTCGCGGCCTGGCAGGACTGGCAAAAGGGCTATGATCCCGAAACCGTCGTCGCCGCGAGCCTGCAGGGCCTGCAGGAACAGAATGTCCTCGTCCCCTTCACCGCACGCTATGTCGCGGTGGTGACCTCGACGCAGAGCCGGATGGGGCTCAGCGCCAAAAAGACGCTGATCATGCCGGGTACGGTGCGTTACGAACTCGACCTCGGCAAATTGAAGCAGTCCGACCTCGACTGGGATGCGACCACCAACGCGCTCACCGTCACCTTGCCGCCGCTGCGGCTCGCGGGCCCCGAGATCGATATCGACGCGATCAGCGAATATCGCGATGGTGAGATCCTGCTGACCCTGACCGACGCCGAACGCACGCTCGACGCGGCGAACCGCAAGCGCGCGCAGGAGGAACTGATCGCGCAGGCGAAGGGCGCGACCCCGATGCGCCTCGCGCAGGGCGCGGCGCGGACCGCGGTCGAGCAGAGCTTCGCGATGCCGCTGAAGGCCGCGGGGATCGAGGCCAAGGTCACCGCGCGTTTCGCCGACAGTCCCGCGATTTGA
- a CDS encoding MBL fold metallo-hydrolase → MSEEKPWPDSIRAGECEQHEPLVRRVLAPNPSPYTFTGTQTWIVGAGSDVAVIDPGPTGSGLSIGDPADINGTGHVDAILRATEGQRIAAILCTHTHRDHSPAAAPLKEATGAPIVGCAPLALRDDGPRADSAFDPDYAPDRVLIDGERISGDGWTLEAVATPGHTSNHLCFGLVESGALFTGDHVMAWSTSVVSPPDGDMAAYMASLSKLYDREDRVYYPAHGPAVTKPRQLVRGMLGHRKQRERQILRELEKGTNVIPDMVKHMYKGLDPRLNGAAGRSVLAHLIDLQTRGIVRAHDEEWELA, encoded by the coding sequence ATGAGCGAAGAAAAGCCCTGGCCCGACAGCATCCGCGCCGGCGAGTGCGAGCAGCATGAGCCGCTGGTGCGGCGCGTGCTCGCGCCGAACCCGTCGCCCTATACTTTCACGGGCACCCAGACATGGATCGTCGGGGCGGGGAGCGACGTCGCGGTGATCGATCCGGGTCCGACGGGCTCGGGGCTCAGCATCGGCGACCCGGCGGACATCAACGGCACCGGCCATGTCGACGCGATCCTGCGCGCGACCGAAGGCCAGCGCATCGCCGCGATCCTCTGCACCCACACCCACCGCGACCATAGCCCCGCCGCGGCGCCCCTGAAGGAAGCGACGGGCGCGCCGATCGTCGGCTGCGCGCCGCTTGCCTTGCGTGATGACGGGCCGCGCGCCGATTCGGCCTTCGACCCCGATTATGCCCCCGACCGCGTGCTGATCGATGGCGAGCGCATTTCGGGCGACGGCTGGACCCTCGAAGCCGTGGCGACCCCGGGACATACCTCGAACCATCTCTGCTTCGGGCTTGTCGAAAGCGGCGCGCTGTTCACCGGCGATCATGTCATGGCCTGGTCGACCAGCGTCGTCAGCCCGCCCGACGGCGATATGGCCGCCTATATGGCGAGCCTGTCGAAGCTCTATGACCGCGAGGACCGCGTCTATTATCCGGCGCACGGCCCCGCGGTGACCAAGCCGCGGCAGCTCGTGCGCGGTATGCTCGGCCACCGCAAGCAGCGTGAGCGGCAGATCTTGCGCGAACTCGAAAAGGGGACGAACGTCATCCCCGACATGGTCAAGCATATGTATAAGGGGCTCGACCCGCGGCTCAATGGCGCCGCCGGCCGCTCGGTGCTCGCGCACCTGATCGACCTTCAGACGCGCGGGATCGTGCGCGCGCATGACGAAGAATGGGAACTTGCCTGA
- a CDS encoding M56 family metallopeptidase — translation MSAAMLLQAWADTLVTTGLLVLLILIVRKPFARHFGPRLTYALWAVPALRLVLPPLPFADPVVIMPEPAADMAVMVPVGLPVAAPVAAEPFWSLAELVPLFFALWAAGMVAVIVTAMVSHRRFRRAVLGDAVELEPIGTIRLVMSDAVDGPVAFGLWQRYVAVPHDFFARYVAEERALAIDHELSHHRHGDLWANSAALVLLAAQWFNPFAWRAIRAFRFDQEAACDARVLTMTDCTERGERTARYATAIVKAAVGPRLSLAAPMAVHDNLQERLTMLTQGDISKKRGLVGRLLIGSATLAVLGATATLVPAGIVVAKAQTADLGEPPVPPAPPEPPLPPEAPDAPGMMVFTEHRDDSATDDGKKKREVHRIVIRRDGEGEGKARAMMDGKDKMRRIEIRSPGGLSRDDVIATLKEQGITGKRAEAIADKLEAKRKERIRTVMAPLPPMPPIPPMHGSWSTHGKAMVLGKCGDGKAAPIVNRDENSGNKRSHVMMFACGDGPEAKAARLSALKKAREAFAEGERARTLSDDMRAKVAADLERAIADIEKSDH, via the coding sequence GTGAGCGCCGCGATGCTGCTCCAGGCGTGGGCCGATACGCTCGTCACCACGGGCCTTCTCGTCCTGTTGATCCTGATCGTTCGCAAGCCATTCGCGCGCCATTTCGGCCCGCGGCTGACCTATGCCTTGTGGGCGGTGCCCGCGCTGCGGCTGGTGCTGCCGCCGCTGCCCTTCGCCGATCCGGTGGTTATCATGCCCGAGCCCGCGGCGGACATGGCGGTGATGGTCCCCGTTGGCCTGCCGGTTGCGGCGCCCGTTGCGGCCGAACCTTTCTGGTCGCTCGCCGAGCTGGTGCCGCTCTTCTTCGCGCTGTGGGCGGCGGGCATGGTCGCCGTTATCGTGACCGCGATGGTGTCGCACCGGCGTTTCCGCCGCGCGGTGCTGGGCGACGCGGTCGAGCTCGAGCCGATCGGCACCATCCGGCTGGTGATGTCCGACGCGGTCGACGGCCCCGTCGCTTTTGGCCTGTGGCAGCGTTACGTCGCCGTCCCGCACGATTTCTTCGCGCGCTATGTCGCCGAGGAGCGCGCGCTGGCGATCGATCACGAACTGTCGCACCACCGCCACGGCGATCTGTGGGCGAACAGCGCGGCGCTCGTGTTGCTCGCCGCGCAATGGTTCAACCCCTTCGCCTGGCGCGCGATCCGCGCCTTTCGTTTCGATCAGGAGGCCGCGTGCGACGCGCGCGTGCTGACGATGACCGATTGCACCGAACGGGGCGAGCGGACCGCGCGTTATGCGACCGCGATCGTCAAGGCCGCAGTCGGCCCGCGCCTGTCGCTCGCCGCGCCGATGGCGGTCCACGATAATCTGCAGGAGAGGCTGACGATGTTGACGCAAGGGGATATTTCGAAGAAGCGCGGCCTTGTCGGCCGGTTGCTGATTGGCAGCGCGACGCTGGCCGTGCTCGGCGCGACCGCGACGCTCGTCCCCGCGGGGATCGTCGTGGCAAAGGCGCAGACCGCCGACCTTGGCGAACCGCCCGTGCCGCCGGCGCCCCCCGAACCGCCGCTGCCGCCCGAGGCGCCGGACGCGCCCGGCATGATGGTCTTTACCGAGCATCGCGACGATTCTGCGACCGACGACGGCAAGAAGAAGCGCGAAGTCCACCGCATCGTCATCCGCCGCGACGGTGAAGGCGAGGGCAAGGCGCGCGCGATGATGGACGGCAAGGACAAGATGCGCCGCATCGAAATCCGCTCCCCCGGCGGCCTGTCGCGCGACGATGTCATCGCGACGCTAAAGGAACAGGGCATCACCGGCAAGCGCGCCGAAGCGATCGCCGACAAGCTCGAAGCGAAGCGCAAGGAACGCATCCGCACCGTCATGGCGCCGCTGCCGCCCATGCCGCCCATCCCCCCAATGCACGGCAGCTGGAGCACTCACGGCAAGGCGATGGTTCTGGGCAAATGCGGTGACGGCAAGGCGGCGCCGATCGTCAACCGCGACGAAAACAGCGGCAACAAGCGCAGCCACGTGATGATGTTCGCGTGCGGCGACGGACCCGAAGCCAAGGCGGCGCGGCTCTCGGCGCTGAAGAAGGCGCGCGAAGCCTTTGCCGAGGGCGAACGTGCGCGCACCCTGTCCGATGACATGCGCGCCAAGGTCGCCGCCGACCTCGAAAGGGCGATCGCGGATATCGAGAAATCGGACCACTAG
- a CDS encoding BlaI/MecI/CopY family transcriptional regulator — translation MAERASESEMQVLSALWEESPQTAADLTSRIGKINGWTQATVKTLLARLVQKGAVTAEADGRRYLYSPAIERADAVGEESQRFVDRLFGGRVSPLIAHLADREALTDTDIAEIEALLKRLKS, via the coding sequence ATGGCAGAACGAGCAAGCGAGTCGGAGATGCAGGTGCTGTCGGCGCTGTGGGAGGAATCCCCGCAGACCGCCGCCGACCTGACTTCGCGCATCGGCAAGATCAACGGCTGGACGCAGGCGACGGTGAAGACGCTGCTTGCGCGGCTGGTTCAGAAGGGCGCGGTGACGGCGGAAGCCGATGGTCGGCGCTATCTCTATAGCCCCGCCATCGAACGCGCCGACGCCGTCGGCGAGGAATCGCAGCGCTTTGTCGACCGGCTGTTCGGCGGGCGTGTCAGCCCGCTGATCGCGCATCTCGCCGACCGCGAGGCGCTGACCGACACCGACATCGCCGAAATCGAGGCCCTTTTGAAGCGGCTGAAGTCGTGA
- a CDS encoding S8 family serine peptidase — protein sequence MLCLLLGGTDARVAAQVALPQVQLPDAARTLPSLPEVDARRLPGIGERLLDVRLDRITALVRGNRDSIELDERGEPAVRGVLVASGVDAAMIARAGEAGFALIDRERIEGLDLDIARFRVPDGRSLGRARKQLAKLLPGAEVDADNLYFASGPGGALPGAMLAAAQGSGKASLGLIDGGVAAHPSVAGRVEQRGFAKGAPSASRHGTAVASLLVGNSSVRGAAPGQRLLAADVYGTDPAGGNASAIARALGWLAQSGAAVTTISLVGPDNKLLSTAISRAQQRGMLIVAAVGNDGPAAPPAYPASYKGVFAVTGVDQKARALPEAGRALHVDFAAPGDAVLAATGAGSSDRLRGTSFAAPLVAGRLALRYPSPSIDRIGPAVAALVMEARDLGKKGRDKIYGHGLICGTCGGR from the coding sequence ATGCTCTGTCTCCTGCTCGGCGGGACCGACGCGCGCGTCGCGGCGCAGGTCGCGCTGCCGCAAGTGCAGCTTCCTGATGCCGCGCGCACGCTGCCATCGCTTCCCGAGGTCGATGCGCGGCGGCTGCCCGGGATCGGTGAGCGCTTGCTGGATGTTCGGCTCGACCGCATCACCGCGCTGGTCCGCGGCAATCGCGACAGCATCGAGCTCGACGAGCGCGGCGAACCCGCGGTGCGCGGCGTCCTTGTCGCGAGCGGGGTCGATGCGGCGATGATCGCGCGCGCGGGCGAGGCGGGGTTCGCGTTGATCGACCGTGAGCGGATCGAGGGTCTCGATCTCGATATCGCACGGTTTCGCGTGCCCGACGGACGCAGCCTTGGCCGGGCGCGCAAACAGCTCGCGAAGCTGCTTCCGGGTGCCGAAGTCGATGCCGACAATCTCTATTTCGCGAGCGGGCCGGGCGGCGCGTTGCCCGGGGCGATGCTCGCGGCCGCCCAAGGCAGCGGCAAGGCGAGCCTCGGCCTGATCGACGGCGGCGTCGCGGCGCATCCATCGGTCGCCGGGCGCGTCGAACAACGCGGCTTTGCGAAGGGCGCGCCGTCGGCGAGTCGCCATGGCACGGCGGTCGCCTCGCTGCTCGTCGGCAACAGTTCGGTTCGGGGCGCGGCGCCCGGCCAGCGCCTGCTCGCGGCCGATGTCTATGGGACCGACCCGGCGGGCGGCAACGCCAGCGCGATCGCACGCGCGCTCGGCTGGCTCGCCCAAAGCGGTGCCGCGGTGACGACCATCAGCCTTGTCGGCCCCGACAACAAACTGCTTTCGACAGCCATTTCGCGCGCGCAGCAGCGCGGGATGCTGATCGTCGCGGCGGTCGGCAACGACGGCCCCGCCGCGCCGCCCGCCTATCCGGCGTCCTATAAGGGCGTGTTTGCGGTGACCGGGGTCGACCAAAAAGCGCGCGCGCTGCCGGAGGCCGGGCGCGCGCTGCATGTCGATTTCGCTGCGCCCGGCGACGCGGTGCTGGCCGCGACCGGGGCGGGAAGCAGTGATCGGCTGCGCGGCACGTCCTTTGCTGCACCGCTCGTCGCCGGACGGCTTGCGCTTCGCTACCCTTCGCCGTCGATCGATCGCATCGGGCCGGCTGTCGCGGCGCTCGTCATGGAAGCGCGCGATCTGGGCAAGAAGGGGCGCGACAAAATCTATGGTCACGGCCTGATTTGCGGGACTTGCGGGGGCCGCTGA
- a CDS encoding RNA polymerase sigma factor: MRFEEELVELLPRLRRFARGLARDASDADDLCQAAIERALKSQEQWQQGTRLDSWMYRITRNLWIDERRAAGRRGVHTPIDDAATQVAGDGAAEVEAGALRGDVDGAMARLPDEQREVVMLVLVEGYAYREAAEILEVPIGTVTSRLARGRETLMHLLGEAA; the protein is encoded by the coding sequence ATGCGCTTCGAAGAGGAACTGGTCGAATTGCTGCCCCGTCTGCGCCGCTTTGCGCGCGGACTGGCGCGCGATGCCAGCGACGCCGACGATTTATGTCAGGCGGCGATCGAACGCGCCCTGAAGTCGCAGGAACAGTGGCAACAAGGAACGAGACTGGATAGCTGGATGTATCGCATCACCCGCAACCTCTGGATCGACGAGCGCCGTGCGGCCGGGCGCCGCGGCGTCCACACGCCGATCGACGACGCCGCCACACAGGTCGCCGGCGACGGCGCGGCCGAAGTCGAGGCGGGGGCATTACGCGGCGATGTCGATGGCGCGATGGCGCGCCTGCCCGACGAACAGCGCGAAGTCGTGATGCTCGTCCTCGTCGAAGGCTATGCGTACCGCGAGGCCGCCGAAATATTGGAAGTGCCGATCGGCACCGTCACCTCGCGCCTCGCGCGCGGTCGCGAAACCCTGATGCATTTGCTGGGAGAGGCCGCATGA
- a CDS encoding anti-sigma factor family protein yields the protein MSFDPATVAAFVDGELDDLTARRIEREATSDPALAAEIARHRALKAQLTAHYAPVIDEAVPERLRALLATSDKVDASLAERREAKRVRFAPIHWGAIAASLALGLALGLKPWMPPASVTEANGTMIAAGPLAEALDTQLASSQSTNAAVRIGLSFEDKAGRYCRSFESRSLNGIGCRDDGGWHLERTMQGQAGTAYRQASSGELAAAAAAMMTGDPLDAAAERQARDKGWARR from the coding sequence ATGAGTTTCGACCCTGCCACCGTCGCCGCCTTTGTCGACGGCGAACTCGACGATCTGACCGCGCGCCGCATCGAGCGCGAAGCGACAAGCGACCCCGCGCTTGCCGCCGAAATCGCGCGGCACCGGGCGCTGAAAGCCCAGCTGACCGCCCATTATGCCCCCGTGATCGATGAGGCGGTGCCCGAGCGGCTCCGCGCGCTGCTCGCCACGTCGGACAAGGTCGACGCCAGCCTCGCCGAGCGCCGCGAGGCAAAGCGGGTGCGCTTTGCGCCGATCCACTGGGGCGCGATCGCAGCCTCGCTCGCGTTGGGGCTGGCGCTTGGGCTGAAGCCTTGGATGCCGCCCGCGAGCGTCACCGAAGCCAATGGCACGATGATCGCCGCGGGTCCGCTTGCCGAGGCGCTCGACACGCAGCTTGCCTCCAGTCAATCGACGAATGCGGCGGTGCGGATCGGTCTCAGCTTCGAAGACAAGGCCGGCCGCTATTGCCGCAGTTTCGAAAGCCGGTCGCTGAACGGCATTGGCTGCCGCGACGACGGCGGCTGGCATCTTGAACGGACGATGCAGGGACAGGCGGGCACCGCTTATCGTCAGGCGTCGTCGGGCGAGCTCGCAGCCGCCGCGGCGGCGATGATGACGGGCGATCCGCTCGACGCCGCGGCCGAACGGCAGGCGCGCGATAAGGGCTGGGCGCGCCGCTGA
- a CDS encoding RrF2 family transcriptional regulator, which produces MRLTRYTDYAMRVLLYVGAQDDARLCPISEISRAYGISQNHLMKVVNDLVNAGYLESVRGRFGGIRLARPAAEINVGAVVRHTEEGFDLVDCASCIIAPACGLTGALAEALAAFMKVLDGYSLADLLAKRANFAALFGIDEPAGA; this is translated from the coding sequence ATGCGCCTGACGCGCTACACCGATTATGCGATGCGCGTGCTCCTCTATGTGGGCGCGCAGGATGACGCGCGGCTGTGCCCGATCTCGGAGATTTCGCGCGCCTATGGCATTTCGCAGAACCATCTGATGAAGGTCGTCAACGACCTGGTGAACGCGGGGTATCTCGAAAGCGTGCGTGGGCGCTTTGGCGGGATCCGGCTGGCGCGGCCGGCGGCCGAGATCAACGTCGGCGCGGTCGTGCGCCATACCGAGGAAGGCTTCGACCTCGTCGATTGCGCGAGCTGCATCATCGCGCCCGCGTGCGGACTGACCGGCGCGCTCGCCGAGGCGCTGGCGGCGTTTATGAAAGTGCTCGACGGCTACAGCCTCGCCGACCTGCTCGCGAAGCGCGCGAATTTCGCCGCGCTATTCGGCATCGACGAGCCGGCTGGCGCCTGA
- a CDS encoding group III truncated hemoglobin, with amino-acid sequence MKQDGQIDEAALERLIPAFYDRVRADADIGPLFNAAVHDWPHHFEKLVAFWSSVMLTSGRYKGSPVAEHLKHKDAITPAMFDRWLAIWADTTNELLAPAAAAALQAKAARIAESLQLALFFRLDDPAGRRAA; translated from the coding sequence GTGAAACAGGACGGTCAGATCGATGAAGCCGCGCTCGAGCGCCTGATTCCGGCCTTTTACGACCGCGTGCGCGCGGACGCCGACATCGGCCCGCTGTTCAACGCCGCCGTGCACGACTGGCCCCACCATTTCGAAAAGCTCGTCGCCTTCTGGTCGTCGGTGATGCTGACCAGCGGCCGCTACAAGGGCAGCCCGGTCGCCGAGCATCTGAAACACAAGGATGCGATCACCCCCGCGATGTTCGACCGCTGGCTCGCGATCTGGGCCGACACTACGAACGAGTTGCTGGCGCCTGCCGCCGCGGCCGCTTTGCAGGCCAAGGCCGCGCGCATCGCCGAAAGCCTCCAGCTCGCCCTTTTCTTCCGCTTGGACGACCCCGCCGGTCGCCGCGCCGCCTGA
- a CDS encoding globin domain-containing protein: MRTASAHAMEIVKATAPALEKHGLAITTAMYARLFENKDIEAMFDRAAQTSGEQPKRLAAAILAYAKNIDKLQNLGTAVSRMVARHIETGVKPEHYPHVANALLPAIRDVLGAEVATDEVLAAWGEAYWMLADILIAAEAQAYEDAEAA, encoded by the coding sequence ATGCGTACCGCTTCCGCCCACGCGATGGAAATCGTCAAAGCCACCGCCCCAGCGCTCGAAAAGCACGGCCTCGCGATCACCACCGCGATGTACGCGCGCTTGTTCGAGAATAAGGATATCGAGGCGATGTTCGACCGCGCCGCGCAGACGAGCGGCGAACAGCCGAAGCGCCTCGCGGCGGCGATCCTCGCTTATGCGAAGAATATCGACAAGCTCCAGAACCTCGGAACCGCGGTGTCGCGCATGGTCGCCCGGCATATCGAAACCGGGGTGAAGCCGGAGCATTATCCCCATGTCGCCAATGCCCTGCTGCCCGCGATCCGCGACGTGCTGGGCGCCGAGGTCGCGACCGACGAAGTGCTCGCGGCGTGGGGCGAAGCCTATTGGATGCTCGCCGACATCCTGATCGCCGCCGAAGCGCAGGCGTATGAGGATGCCGAGGCGGCATAA
- the grxD gene encoding Grx4 family monothiol glutaredoxin, whose amino-acid sequence MTDPTTHDRIAKLVADNPVLLFMKGTPLFPQCGFSSRAIAMLDRLGIEYETVDVLQDMEVRQGIKEFSDWPTIPQLYVKGEFVGGSDIMMEMWEAGELHTLMTGIPARAE is encoded by the coding sequence ATGACCGACCCGACCACCCACGACCGCATCGCCAAGCTGGTCGCCGACAACCCCGTCCTGCTCTTTATGAAGGGCACGCCTTTGTTCCCGCAGTGCGGCTTTTCCTCGCGCGCGATCGCGATGCTCGACCGTCTCGGCATCGAATATGAAACCGTCGACGTGCTGCAGGACATGGAAGTCCGCCAGGGCATCAAGGAATTTTCCGACTGGCCGACGATCCCCCAGCTGTATGTGAAGGGCGAATTCGTCGGCGGATCGGACATTATGATGGAAATGTGGGAAGCGGGCGAGCTTCACACGCTGATGACCGGAATCCCGGCGCGCGCCGAATAA
- a CDS encoding BolA/IbaG family iron-sulfur metabolism protein, whose amino-acid sequence MGMREDDLRAMIVAAFPDAEVAITDLAGDNDHYAAHVVSESFRGMTRVAQHKAVYAALGGRMGGELHALQLTTAIPS is encoded by the coding sequence ATGGGCATGCGCGAAGATGATTTGCGGGCGATGATCGTCGCGGCGTTTCCCGATGCCGAGGTTGCGATCACCGACCTTGCGGGCGACAATGACCATTATGCCGCGCATGTCGTGAGCGAATCTTTTCGCGGCATGACCCGCGTTGCACAGCACAAGGCGGTCTATGCAGCCTTGGGGGGGCGCATGGGCGGCGAACTTCATGCCTTGCAATTGACGACCGCCATCCCCTCATAG
- a CDS encoding DUF1476 domain-containing protein codes for MSGFDDRERAFEAEFARDQEVQFRITARRNRLVGEWAAERMGLTPEETDAYAKAVVQADFEEAGDEDVIRKLAGDLTAAQVEISDAEIRSVLNDKTAEARRQFIDSQN; via the coding sequence ATGAGCGGATTCGACGATCGTGAACGCGCCTTCGAGGCAGAATTTGCACGCGACCAGGAGGTTCAGTTCCGGATCACCGCGCGCCGCAACCGGCTGGTCGGCGAATGGGCGGCCGAGCGCATGGGTCTGACCCCCGAGGAAACCGACGCCTATGCCAAGGCGGTGGTGCAGGCCGATTTCGAGGAAGCGGGCGACGAGGACGTCATCCGCAAGCTCGCGGGCGACCTGACCGCGGCGCAGGTCGAGATCAGCGACGCCGAAATCCGGTCGGTGCTGAACGACAAGACCGCCGAGGCGCGGCGCCAGTTCATCGACAGCCAGAACTGA